The following proteins are encoded in a genomic region of Actinomadura sp. NAK00032:
- a CDS encoding pyridoxal phosphate-dependent aminotransferase produces the protein MGEPLVARMQGFGETIFAEMSALAVRTGAINLGQGFPDEDGPAGVLDAAVEAIRSGGNQYPPGPGVAELREAVAAQRLGRYGLEYDPATEVYVTVGATEGIAASVLALTGPGDEVIVFEPYYDSYAAVVALAGAVRRPVTLRPVEGRFTFDPDELRAAVGPRTRAILVNSPHNPAGTVFTRDELEAIAGVCREHDLVAITDEVYEYLTFDDAEHIPLASLDGMRERTVSVSSAGKSFSVTGWKTGWVTAPAHYVRAVQTVKQFLTYAVSAPYQRAAAYALRNEIPWVEELRKSLQAKRDRLITGLEAAGFTAYRPQGTYFVQADIRPLGFTDGMELARALPERAGVVAIPTQVFYDHAEAGAHFVRFAFCKKDEVIDEAVERLARLR, from the coding sequence GTGGGTGAGCCTCTCGTAGCGCGCATGCAGGGATTCGGCGAGACGATCTTCGCCGAGATGTCGGCCCTCGCCGTCCGGACCGGGGCGATCAACCTCGGCCAGGGCTTTCCGGACGAGGACGGCCCCGCCGGCGTCCTCGACGCGGCGGTGGAGGCGATCCGCTCGGGCGGGAACCAGTACCCGCCGGGGCCGGGCGTGGCCGAGCTGCGGGAGGCGGTGGCGGCGCAGCGGCTCGGCCGGTACGGGCTGGAGTACGACCCGGCGACCGAGGTGTACGTGACCGTGGGCGCCACCGAGGGCATCGCCGCGTCCGTCCTCGCGCTCACCGGGCCCGGCGACGAGGTCATCGTCTTCGAGCCGTACTACGACTCCTACGCGGCCGTCGTCGCGCTCGCCGGAGCGGTGCGCAGGCCGGTCACGCTGCGGCCGGTCGAGGGCCGGTTCACCTTCGACCCCGACGAGCTGCGCGCGGCCGTCGGCCCCCGCACGCGCGCGATCCTGGTGAACTCGCCGCACAACCCGGCGGGCACCGTCTTCACGCGGGACGAGCTGGAGGCCATCGCGGGCGTGTGCCGCGAGCACGACCTGGTCGCGATCACCGACGAGGTGTACGAGTACCTCACCTTCGACGACGCCGAGCACATCCCCCTCGCCTCCCTCGACGGGATGCGGGAGCGGACGGTGTCGGTGTCGTCCGCCGGCAAGTCGTTCTCCGTCACCGGCTGGAAGACCGGCTGGGTGACCGCGCCGGCGCACTACGTCCGGGCCGTCCAGACGGTGAAGCAGTTCCTCACCTACGCGGTCAGCGCCCCCTACCAGCGGGCCGCCGCGTACGCGCTGCGCAACGAGATCCCGTGGGTGGAGGAGCTGCGCAAGTCGCTCCAGGCCAAGCGCGACCGGCTCATCACCGGCCTGGAGGCCGCCGGGTTCACCGCCTACCGGCCGCAGGGCACCTACTTCGTGCAGGCCGACATCCGGCCGCTCGGGTTCACCGACGGCATGGAGCTGGCCCGCGCCCTGCCGGAGCGGGCGGGCGTCGTCGCGATCCCGACCCAGGTGTTCTACGACCACGCCGAGGCCGGGGCCCACTTCGTCCGGTTCGCGTTCTGCAAGAAGGACGAGGTCATCGACGAGGCCGTGGAGCGCCTCGCCCGGCTCCGCTGA
- a CDS encoding RNA polymerase sigma factor — MDDPESRFTRLYDENHRRVLAYALTHAEPHTAEDIAGETFLIAWRRLDAVADPPLPWLLGVARNLLRKQRDRRRRGHALADRIRALSTPADLAAWDVAEHVVERETALAAVAALPERDLEVLALVNWHGLEPRQAAKVMGCSAPALAVRLHRARKRLGRALDAAGAAAPARPRPAAPVAGEAAR, encoded by the coding sequence GTGGATGATCCCGAATCACGGTTCACCCGCCTGTACGACGAGAACCACCGGCGCGTCCTCGCCTACGCCCTCACCCACGCCGAGCCGCACACCGCCGAGGACATCGCCGGCGAGACGTTCCTGATCGCCTGGCGGCGGCTGGACGCCGTCGCCGACCCGCCGCTGCCGTGGCTGCTCGGCGTCGCCCGCAACCTGCTGCGCAAGCAGCGCGACCGGCGCCGCCGCGGCCACGCCCTCGCCGACCGGATCCGGGCGCTGAGCACGCCCGCCGACCTCGCGGCCTGGGACGTCGCCGAGCACGTGGTGGAGCGCGAGACCGCGCTCGCGGCCGTCGCCGCGCTGCCCGAGCGCGACCTGGAGGTGCTCGCGCTCGTCAACTGGCACGGCCTGGAGCCCCGGCAGGCGGCGAAGGTCATGGGCTGCTCGGCGCCCGCGCTCGCCGTCCGGCTGCACCGCGCCCGCAAGCGCCTCGGCCGCGCCCTGGACGCCGCCGGCGCCGCCGCCCCGGCCCGCCCCCGCCCCGCCGCACCGGTCGCCGGGGAGGCGGCCCGATGA
- a CDS encoding CU044_5270 family protein produces MTTGEKMPDTAFRALKPAALDELAEDGHARRRDTDLARAMSAAAAPRPRPRVRRPVLLAAGVAAAACAAAGAVVVTGGGDAPARPPSAEQGPADARTFLLASATTAAKAPAATGRYWYNRQLTTSEVGGYRTVVVGKGPDARKVRKKLSYKALIESPGEVWLARDGSRARKTSGPEKLVFPTARDKALWQEDGSPDLAGSGEKRVWEGPMRLGLGTGEMTSEQIAALPEDQKRLSAVLRGRYARELKAAENPFKGTFTAYVWGIAHDLLGGPITPGTKSALFKVLAAQPGIQLAGKTTDRRGRAGMAVVAKSAPDGGAGATESRLVISAATADLLEFRMTEAGEAPIVTTYEAMGWVDRLGARP; encoded by the coding sequence ATGACCACTGGAGAGAAGATGCCCGACACCGCGTTCCGCGCGCTCAAGCCCGCCGCGCTCGACGAGCTGGCCGAGGACGGCCACGCGCGCCGCCGCGACACCGACCTGGCCCGCGCCATGAGCGCCGCCGCCGCGCCGCGCCCGCGCCCCCGCGTCCGCCGGCCCGTGCTGCTGGCCGCCGGAGTCGCGGCCGCCGCCTGCGCCGCCGCCGGGGCCGTCGTCGTCACCGGCGGCGGCGACGCCCCGGCGCGGCCGCCGTCGGCGGAGCAGGGGCCCGCCGACGCGCGCACCTTCCTGCTCGCCAGCGCGACGACCGCCGCGAAGGCCCCGGCCGCGACCGGCCGCTACTGGTACAACCGGCAGCTGACGACGAGCGAGGTCGGCGGGTACCGCACGGTGGTCGTCGGCAAGGGGCCGGACGCCCGCAAGGTGCGCAAGAAGCTCTCCTACAAGGCTCTCATCGAGAGCCCAGGCGAGGTCTGGCTCGCGCGCGACGGAAGCAGGGCGCGCAAGACAAGCGGCCCGGAGAAGCTCGTCTTCCCCACCGCCCGGGACAAGGCCCTGTGGCAGGAGGACGGGTCTCCCGACCTCGCCGGCTCCGGCGAGAAGCGGGTCTGGGAGGGGCCGATGCGCCTCGGCCTCGGCACCGGCGAGATGACGTCCGAGCAGATCGCGGCCCTGCCCGAGGACCAGAAGAGGCTGTCGGCCGTGCTGCGCGGCCGCTACGCGCGAGAGTTGAAGGCCGCCGAGAACCCGTTCAAGGGCACCTTCACCGCCTACGTGTGGGGGATCGCGCACGACCTGCTCGGCGGGCCGATCACGCCGGGGACCAAGTCGGCGCTCTTCAAGGTCCTCGCCGCGCAGCCCGGAATCCAGCTGGCGGGCAAGACCACCGACCGGCGCGGCCGCGCCGGCATGGCCGTCGTCGCGAAGTCGGCCCCGGACGGCGGCGCGGGCGCGACCGAGTCCCGGCTGGTCATCTCGGCGGCCACCGCCGACCTGCTCGAATTCCGGATGACCGAGGCCGGTGAGGCGCCCATCGTGACCACCTACGAGGCGATGGGCTGGGTCGACCGGCTCGGCGCGCGTCCCTAG
- a CDS encoding ring-opening amidohydrolase — protein sequence MPDPIEVRKIPIESVTDASGLARLIDDGVLEADRVLAVVGKTEGNGGVNDYTRLLADRAFREVLTAKGTRTADEVARVPLVWSGGTDGVLSPHATVFATTDPAKAPASDEPRLSVGVAMSEVVLPEDIGRPAMVETVAAGVREAMKAAGIDDPADVHYVQTKTPLLTLDTINDAKSRGRDVVTEDTLKSMDISNSTTALGIAVALGEIAMPSAGQIHKDLTLYSSVASCSSGVELDRAQIVVVGNVRGIGGRYRAGHGVMKDALDADGIWDAIASTGLDLPGRPRAADLGDRLVNVFIKCEADPSGAVRGRRNIMLDDSDVHWHRQIKACVGGVAASVTGDPAVFVSVAAVHQGPSGGGTVAAIADLG from the coding sequence GTGCCCGACCCGATTGAAGTCCGCAAGATCCCCATCGAGAGCGTGACCGACGCGTCCGGGCTGGCCCGGCTGATCGACGACGGTGTCCTGGAGGCCGACCGCGTACTCGCCGTCGTCGGCAAGACCGAGGGCAACGGCGGCGTGAACGACTACACGCGGCTGCTGGCCGACCGGGCGTTCCGCGAGGTCCTCACCGCCAAGGGCACCCGGACGGCGGACGAGGTCGCGCGCGTCCCCCTGGTGTGGTCGGGCGGCACCGACGGCGTCCTCAGCCCGCACGCGACCGTGTTCGCCACCACCGACCCGGCGAAGGCGCCCGCCTCGGACGAGCCGCGCCTGTCGGTCGGCGTCGCGATGAGCGAGGTCGTCCTGCCCGAGGACATCGGGCGCCCCGCGATGGTCGAGACCGTCGCTGCCGGGGTCCGCGAGGCGATGAAGGCCGCCGGGATCGACGACCCCGCCGACGTCCACTACGTGCAGACCAAGACGCCGCTGCTCACCCTCGACACCATCAACGACGCCAAGTCCCGGGGCCGCGACGTCGTCACCGAGGACACGCTGAAGTCGATGGACATCTCCAACTCCACCACCGCGCTCGGCATCGCCGTCGCGCTCGGCGAGATCGCGATGCCGTCCGCCGGGCAGATCCATAAGGACCTGACGCTGTACTCGTCGGTGGCGTCCTGCTCGTCCGGCGTGGAGCTCGACCGGGCGCAGATCGTCGTCGTCGGCAACGTGCGCGGCATCGGCGGCCGGTACCGGGCCGGGCACGGTGTGATGAAGGACGCACTGGACGCCGACGGCATCTGGGACGCCATCGCCTCGACCGGCCTCGACCTGCCCGGCAGGCCCCGCGCGGCCGACCTCGGCGACCGGCTCGTCAACGTGTTCATCAAGTGCGAGGCCGACCCGAGCGGCGCGGTCCGGGGCCGCCGCAACATCATGCTGGACGACTCGGACGTGCACTGGCACCGGCAGATCAAGGCGTGCGTCGGCGGCGTCGCCGCCTCCGTCACGGGCGACCCGGCGGTCTTCGTGTCGGTCGCGGCCGTCCACCAGGGCCCCTCCGGCGGTGGCACCGTCGCCGCCATCGCCGATCTCGGCTAG
- a CDS encoding SseB family protein, whose product MSGLTIPEPLIPGDDGGADPRLCEALTGYAAGRVGAHTVLRRLQNARLLVPIVAVLTEEEEVAPGELRREKSSEMALPTLIGDDGRRGVLGFTCAETMKAWRADARPVTVRGGDACRAALDEGADALVVDVAGPVPFAVEGLRLHLLAEGRPVPPPHEDPDVLAAVDAAFGSDPSVTGVRVTEGTSAEVAVRFSVAPGHDERGTVQRVSDRLAELLRGRIVGGVELNVVRR is encoded by the coding sequence GTGTCCGGACTGACCATTCCCGAACCACTGATCCCCGGGGACGACGGCGGCGCCGATCCCCGGCTGTGCGAGGCGCTCACGGGGTACGCCGCGGGCCGCGTCGGCGCGCACACGGTGCTGCGGCGGCTCCAGAACGCCCGGCTGCTCGTGCCGATCGTCGCCGTCCTCACCGAGGAGGAAGAGGTCGCGCCCGGCGAACTGCGGCGTGAGAAGTCGAGCGAGATGGCGCTGCCCACGCTGATCGGCGACGACGGGCGGCGCGGCGTGCTCGGCTTCACCTGCGCCGAGACGATGAAGGCGTGGCGCGCGGACGCCCGCCCGGTGACGGTGCGGGGCGGCGACGCGTGCCGCGCCGCCCTCGACGAGGGCGCCGACGCCCTGGTCGTGGACGTCGCCGGCCCGGTCCCGTTCGCCGTGGAGGGGCTGCGCCTGCACCTGCTCGCCGAGGGCCGTCCCGTCCCGCCGCCGCACGAGGACCCCGACGTCCTCGCCGCCGTCGACGCCGCGTTCGGCTCCGACCCGTCGGTGACCGGCGTCCGGGTGACCGAGGGGACGTCCGCGGAGGTCGCCGTCCGGTTCTCGGTCGCCCCGGGGCACGACGAGCGGGGCACCGTCCAGCGGGTCTCCGACCGGCTCGCCGAACTGCTGCGCGGCCGCATCGTCGGCGGCGTCGAGCTGAACGTCGTGCGCCGGTGA
- a CDS encoding phytanoyl-CoA dioxygenase family protein encodes MTDVDAFITDGFVRVDEAVPRDLAAECRAILWRGTGCDPDDPATWTRPVVRLGDQAGEPFRAAANTPRLRAAFDAVVGAGAWLPRGSLGTFPVRFPSEEPPGDDGWHIDASFPGDDPADFMAYRVNAVSKARALLMLFLFSDVAEDDGPTRIRVGSHLDVPPILEPAGEVGLAFMELAGKAVPATEHRPVAHATGRAGDVYLCHPFLVHAAQRHRGTRPRFMAQPPLVPADPLPAASPVRVAIERGLGRF; translated from the coding sequence ATGACCGACGTCGACGCCTTCATCACCGACGGGTTCGTGCGGGTGGACGAGGCGGTCCCGCGCGACCTGGCGGCCGAGTGCCGGGCGATCCTGTGGCGCGGCACCGGCTGCGACCCCGATGATCCCGCGACCTGGACCCGGCCGGTGGTCCGCCTCGGCGACCAGGCGGGGGAGCCGTTCCGCGCCGCCGCGAACACGCCCCGGCTGCGCGCCGCGTTCGACGCGGTCGTCGGCGCGGGCGCCTGGCTGCCGCGCGGGAGCCTCGGCACGTTCCCGGTGCGGTTCCCCAGCGAGGAGCCGCCCGGCGACGACGGCTGGCACATCGACGCGTCCTTCCCCGGCGACGACCCCGCCGACTTCATGGCCTACCGGGTGAACGCCGTCTCGAAGGCCCGCGCGCTGCTGATGCTGTTCCTGTTCTCGGACGTGGCCGAGGACGACGGCCCCACCCGCATCCGCGTGGGCTCCCACCTGGACGTCCCGCCGATCCTGGAGCCCGCCGGCGAGGTCGGCCTGGCGTTCATGGAGCTGGCGGGCAAGGCGGTCCCGGCGACCGAGCACCGGCCGGTCGCGCACGCGACGGGCCGCGCCGGGGACGTGTACCTGTGCCACCCGTTCCTCGTCCACGCCGCGCAGCGCCACCGCGGGACGCGCCCCCGGTTCATGGCGCAGCCGCCGCTGGTCCCCGCCGACCCCCTTCCCGCGGCGTCTCCCGTGCGCGTCGCGATCGAGCGAGGTCTCGGGCGCTTCTAG
- a CDS encoding glycine--tRNA ligase, translating into MQDALIRLTDYWAGRGCLVAQPMNTEVGAGTLNPATALRVLGPEPWRVAYTEPSVRPDDSRYGDNPNRLQTHTQFQVVLKPEPGDAQELYLGSLAALGVDLRAHDVRFVEDDWASPALGAWGLGWEVWLDGLEITQFTYFQQSGGLTLDPVSVEITYGMERILMALQGVSHFKDIRYAPGITYGEAFGQAEYEMSRYYLDDADIAANRELFEAYAAEARRMLDARLPVPAHSYVLKCSHAFNVLDARGAIGTTERARAFARMRGLAHEVAALWVERRAELGHPLGDATARPAAAGPGDLPAAASAGTFALEIGVEELPPGEVGRTAEHVEGRLRDGLAEARLLTDASSLTAYATPRRVIVLVDGLEAREPDTEQVVKGPRFAAAYDASGEPTRALEGFARGHGIEVSGVRKITVAGGEYAGYTRTVAGRSAAEVLAGLLPEIVTGLRAGKNMRWNAPGLSFARPIRWLVALLDDREVPVAAGGLTAGRATRVHRTSATPRVDVPDAASLVAVLREHGIEPAPSRRRARIAEAARALAGSRGGTVALTAEHALVEEIVNLVEEPVAILGSFDPAYLELPEEILTTVMRRHQRYLPVRDTAGRLLPHFVTVANGDCDHDAVRAGNEAVLRARYEDASFFFRQDLRSAPEQIKEGLGRLTFTERLGSMADRSSRIAAIAADLAGRLDLTAAERAVLGRAAALAKFDLASSMVIELPSLAGTMAREYARRAGEDDGVAQALLEMEMPRAAGDAPPATAAGAVLAAADRLDLLAGLFAVGSAPTGSSDPFGLRRAALALTAVLRDVPRLAPVTVGDGLAVAARHQPVAVAPDALADAERFVARRLEQHLLDEGHPVRVVRAVLPLAGAPAQAARAAADLAELLGSAPFERLTTALQRVLRIVPAGAGAGYDPALFTEPAEHALHEAFTRVKAELTARPSLPEFAGAASALVGPIDAYFDDVMVMAEDSGVRANRLGLLAAVRDTAAPVLDWREIA; encoded by the coding sequence ATGCAGGACGCCCTGATCCGGCTCACCGACTACTGGGCGGGGCGCGGCTGCCTCGTCGCGCAGCCGATGAACACCGAGGTGGGGGCGGGGACGCTCAACCCGGCGACGGCGCTGCGCGTGCTCGGCCCGGAGCCGTGGCGCGTCGCCTACACCGAGCCGAGCGTCCGCCCCGACGACTCCCGCTACGGCGACAACCCGAACCGGCTGCAGACCCACACCCAGTTCCAGGTGGTCCTCAAGCCGGAGCCGGGCGACGCGCAGGAGCTGTACCTCGGCAGCCTCGCCGCGCTCGGCGTCGACCTGCGCGCGCACGATGTCCGGTTCGTCGAGGACGACTGGGCGTCGCCCGCGCTCGGCGCGTGGGGGCTCGGCTGGGAGGTGTGGCTGGACGGCCTGGAGATCACCCAGTTCACCTATTTCCAGCAGTCGGGCGGGCTGACCCTCGACCCCGTCTCGGTCGAGATCACCTACGGGATGGAGCGCATCCTGATGGCGCTCCAGGGCGTCTCCCACTTCAAGGACATCCGGTACGCCCCCGGCATCACCTACGGCGAGGCGTTCGGCCAGGCCGAGTACGAGATGAGCCGCTACTACCTGGACGACGCCGACATCGCGGCGAACCGGGAGCTGTTCGAGGCGTACGCGGCCGAGGCGCGGCGGATGCTGGACGCGCGGCTGCCCGTCCCCGCCCACTCCTACGTGCTGAAGTGCTCGCACGCGTTCAACGTCCTGGACGCGCGCGGCGCGATCGGCACGACCGAGCGGGCGCGCGCGTTCGCCCGGATGCGCGGCCTCGCCCACGAGGTGGCCGCGCTGTGGGTGGAGCGCCGCGCCGAACTGGGCCACCCCCTCGGCGACGCGACGGCGCGGCCCGCCGCCGCCGGGCCGGGCGACCTGCCGGCCGCCGCGTCCGCCGGGACGTTCGCGCTGGAGATCGGCGTCGAGGAGCTGCCGCCGGGCGAGGTCGGGAGGACGGCCGAGCACGTCGAGGGGCGGCTGCGCGACGGGCTGGCCGAGGCCCGCCTGCTCACGGACGCGTCCTCGCTCACCGCCTACGCGACGCCGCGCCGGGTCATCGTGCTCGTCGACGGCCTGGAGGCCCGCGAGCCCGACACCGAGCAGGTCGTGAAGGGGCCGCGGTTCGCCGCGGCCTACGACGCGTCCGGCGAGCCGACGCGGGCGCTGGAGGGGTTCGCGCGCGGCCACGGCATCGAGGTCTCCGGCGTCCGGAAGATCACCGTCGCCGGCGGGGAGTACGCCGGCTACACCCGGACGGTCGCGGGCCGCTCCGCCGCCGAGGTCCTCGCCGGGCTGCTCCCGGAGATCGTCACCGGCCTGCGCGCCGGGAAGAACATGCGGTGGAACGCGCCCGGCCTGTCGTTCGCCCGCCCGATCCGGTGGCTGGTGGCGCTGCTGGACGACCGGGAGGTCCCGGTCGCGGCCGGGGGCCTCACCGCCGGGCGCGCGACCCGCGTCCACCGGACGTCCGCGACGCCGCGCGTCGACGTGCCGGACGCCGCGTCGCTGGTCGCGGTGCTGCGCGAGCACGGGATCGAGCCCGCCCCGTCCCGCCGCCGGGCCCGGATCGCCGAGGCGGCGCGGGCCCTCGCGGGCAGCCGGGGCGGGACGGTCGCCCTGACCGCCGAGCACGCCCTCGTCGAGGAGATCGTGAACCTGGTCGAGGAGCCCGTCGCCATCCTCGGGTCGTTCGACCCCGCCTACCTGGAGCTGCCCGAGGAGATCCTCACCACGGTCATGCGCAGGCACCAGCGCTACCTGCCGGTGCGGGACACCGCCGGCCGCCTCCTCCCGCACTTCGTCACCGTCGCCAACGGCGACTGCGACCACGACGCCGTCCGGGCCGGGAACGAGGCCGTCCTGCGCGCCCGGTACGAGGACGCGTCGTTCTTCTTCCGGCAGGACCTGCGCAGCGCGCCCGAGCAGATCAAGGAAGGGCTCGGCAGGCTGACGTTCACCGAGCGGCTCGGGTCGATGGCCGACCGGTCCTCCCGCATCGCCGCGATCGCCGCCGACCTGGCGGGCCGGCTCGACCTCACCGCCGCCGAGCGGGCCGTGCTCGGCCGCGCCGCCGCGCTGGCGAAGTTCGACCTGGCCTCGTCCATGGTCATCGAGCTGCCGAGCCTCGCCGGGACGATGGCCCGCGAGTACGCCCGCCGGGCCGGGGAGGACGACGGCGTCGCCCAGGCCCTGCTGGAGATGGAAATGCCCCGCGCCGCCGGGGACGCGCCGCCCGCGACGGCCGCCGGGGCCGTGCTCGCCGCCGCCGACCGGCTCGACCTGCTCGCCGGGCTGTTCGCCGTCGGGTCGGCGCCGACGGGCAGCTCCGACCCGTTCGGGCTGCGCCGCGCCGCGCTCGCGCTGACCGCCGTCCTGCGGGACGTCCCGCGCCTCGCGCCGGTCACGGTCGGGGACGGCCTCGCCGTCGCCGCCCGGCACCAGCCCGTCGCCGTCGCCCCGGACGCGCTCGCCGACGCCGAGCGGTTCGTCGCGCGCCGCCTGGAGCAGCACCTGCTGGACGAGGGGCACCCGGTGCGCGTCGTCCGGGCCGTGCTGCCGCTGGCGGGCGCGCCCGCCCAGGCCGCGCGGGCCGCCGCCGACCTGGCGGAGCTGCTCGGGTCGGCGCCGTTCGAGCGGCTCACGACGGCGCTGCAGCGCGTCCTGCGGATCGTCCCCGCCGGCGCCGGGGCCGGGTACGATCCGGCGCTGTTCACCGAGCCCGCCGAGCACGCCCTGCACGAGGCGTTCACCCGCGTGAAGGCCGAGCTGACCGCGCGGCCGTCGCTGCCGGAGTTCGCCGGCGCCGCGTCCGCGCTCGTCGGGCCGATCGACGCCTACTTCGACGACGTGATGGTGATGGCCGAGGACTCGGGCGTGCGCGCCAACCGGCTCGGGCTCCTCGCCGCCGTCCGGGACACCGCCGCGCCCGTGCTGGACTGGCGCGAGATCGCCTGA
- a CDS encoding AMP-binding protein produces the protein MTDVHDAHEFRRRGWWRDGTFLDDLDRWADAAPDRPAVVGHVWETGDGPDAVLTYAQLAERVDRCAAGLAALGIGPGDRVAMQLVNQWQATVLALGCGRAGAVVVPYYIATGAADTEWILRESCARAVVSLDGVRGLDIAGTIAGMRDRLPGLRHQIVVGDDVPAGAVGFESGLLAAGGTAPRHRPSGDDVFQIMYTSGTTGRPKGVRHSHNTLYAMARSYTVPLGLGEDDVLSTPCIVGGQGGWLYGMLAPLVAGATAVWADAFKPGDFLDLAVRYGITAAYFTPLVLDELVAEQRADPREVALRHMVTGSTPIPPDLPGRFLEAFGFPVRPLWGMTENGGVTIGRPDDPPDWAARSDGRPVEWMSLRLVGEDGAAVADGPGRLEIRGANMCLGYEGADEVFEAALHDGWFVTGDLARPDGRGGIKIIGRTKDMINKGGLHVPGVTVEGILRADPRIAEVAVVGEPEPRLGETIVAVVVPAPGGPPPTLEELRERVADAGMTPGYEPDRLEVVAELPRTPTGKVRKRVLEEEFARRARAAAAR, from the coding sequence GTGACGGACGTCCATGACGCGCACGAGTTCCGGCGGCGGGGCTGGTGGCGGGACGGCACATTCCTCGACGACCTCGACCGGTGGGCGGACGCCGCCCCCGACCGCCCGGCGGTGGTCGGCCATGTCTGGGAGACCGGGGACGGGCCGGACGCCGTCCTCACCTACGCGCAGCTGGCCGAGCGGGTGGACCGCTGCGCGGCCGGGCTCGCCGCGCTCGGCATCGGGCCCGGCGACCGGGTCGCGATGCAGCTGGTCAACCAGTGGCAGGCGACCGTCCTCGCGCTCGGCTGCGGGCGCGCCGGCGCCGTCGTCGTCCCGTACTACATCGCGACGGGCGCCGCCGACACCGAGTGGATCCTGCGCGAGTCCTGCGCCCGCGCCGTCGTGTCGCTGGACGGGGTGCGCGGCCTCGACATCGCTGGGACCATCGCCGGCATGCGGGACCGGCTCCCCGGCCTGCGCCACCAGATCGTGGTGGGGGACGACGTCCCGGCCGGCGCGGTCGGCTTCGAGAGCGGCCTGCTCGCGGCGGGCGGCACGGCGCCCCGGCACCGGCCGTCCGGCGACGACGTCTTCCAGATCATGTACACCTCGGGCACGACGGGGCGGCCGAAGGGCGTCCGGCACTCGCACAACACGCTGTACGCGATGGCGCGCTCCTACACCGTCCCGCTGGGGCTCGGCGAGGACGACGTGCTGTCCACGCCGTGCATCGTCGGCGGGCAGGGCGGCTGGCTCTACGGGATGCTGGCGCCGCTCGTCGCGGGCGCCACCGCCGTCTGGGCGGACGCGTTCAAGCCCGGCGACTTCCTCGACCTCGCCGTGCGGTACGGGATCACCGCGGCCTACTTCACCCCGCTCGTCCTGGACGAGCTGGTCGCCGAGCAGCGCGCGGACCCGCGGGAGGTGGCGCTGCGGCACATGGTCACCGGCTCCACGCCGATCCCGCCGGACCTGCCGGGACGGTTCCTGGAGGCGTTCGGGTTCCCGGTCCGGCCGCTGTGGGGGATGACCGAGAACGGTGGCGTCACGATCGGCCGTCCGGACGACCCGCCCGACTGGGCCGCCCGCAGCGACGGCCGCCCCGTCGAGTGGATGTCGCTGCGGCTCGTCGGCGAGGACGGCGCCGCCGTCGCCGACGGTCCGGGCCGGCTGGAGATCCGCGGCGCGAACATGTGCCTGGGCTACGAGGGCGCCGACGAGGTGTTCGAGGCCGCGCTGCACGACGGCTGGTTCGTCACCGGCGACCTCGCCCGGCCGGACGGCCGCGGCGGCATCAAGATCATCGGCCGTACCAAGGACATGATCAACAAGGGCGGGCTGCACGTCCCCGGCGTCACCGTCGAGGGCATCCTGCGCGCCGACCCGCGGATCGCGGAGGTCGCGGTCGTCGGGGAGCCGGAGCCGCGGCTCGGCGAGACCATCGTGGCGGTCGTCGTGCCCGCGCCGGGCGGCCCGCCGCCGACGCTGGAGGAGCTGCGCGAGCGCGTCGCGGACGCGGGCATGACGCCCGGCTACGAGCCCGACCGGCTGGAGGTCGTCGCCGAGCTGCCCAGGACCCCGACGGGGAAGGTCCGCAAACGGGTCCTGGAGGAGGAGTTCGCCCGGAGGGCGCGCGCGGCCGCCGCGCGGTGA